A region of the Mycobacterium sp. NBC_00419 genome:
CGGGCGCTGGCCCGCGACCTCGGTGCGGCCCTGGGCGTCGGCGGACACCTGACGGCGCTGCGCCGGACCCGGGTCGGCGGGTACGGACTCGACCATGCCCGCACGCTCGAGGTGCTGGCCGAGGCGCCGTTGCTCAGCTACACCCTCGACGAGGCGTGCCTGCTGGCGTTCCCGCGCCGCGACATCACCGCCGAGCAGGCCGGCGACGCCAGCCACGGACGAACTTTGCCCGCGGCCGGTATCGACGGCGTGTACGCCGCGACCGACCCCGACGGTCGCGTGATCGCCCTGCTGCAGGACAAAACGGCCGGCACCGGGTCGGTCGTGGTCATTCGACCGGCCACCCTCTAGGTCTTGCGCCTGCTGGGTGGTTCACCCGTCCACCGGATGTGGGCCCGGGTGAAGGCGGAGGTCTCCGAATAGCCCAGGCGCCGTGCGGTTTCCTCCACAGTGAAGCCGGAGTCGAGTAGCTCCGCGGCCAGCGTCACCCGCACTTCGTCGAGCAGTGCCCGAAAGCTCGTCCCCTCGGCGGTCAGCTTGCGGTGCAGAGTCCGTTCGGTGATGCACAGTTCTGTGGCGACGTCGGCCATCGACGGGATCTGTGCGGAGTTCGCGATGATGCGCGTCCGCACGGTGGCGGCAATGCCGCGGCGGGTGCGGCGCCGGTCGAGCAGTTGCTCGCACTCGCGGATACAGATCGCCGCGGTCTGCGGGTCGGCCGCGGGCATCGGCTGGTCGATCAACTCGGCGGGGAACACCAGGGCGTTGCGTGGTCCTTTCACCACCGTGATCGTCACGTTGTCGATCTCGACGCCGTCGATGGGCAGGCTCAGGGTGGCCAGTTCGATGCGGAACGACATCGGCGGATGATTCGTGCCGATCAGCATCGGGATCACTCGCACCACCATGCCGAAGTCCCGTTCGATCAGGAATTGCCGTACATCGAAAGGAATCTGGGTGTCGTCGATGGCCACCACCGCTTCGGTTCCGACGAACTCGGGCGCTGCGAGGCCCAGATAGGAGGCCGACAGCGCACTGTAGCGCCAGGCGACGTCGATGGCATCGCCGAATGTGGGGCTGGCCATCAAGGCGTAACCCAGGATGCCGGTGTCGGCCAGGCTGTACCGCGCCCCGACTTCCAGGCCCAGCCCCGGACGGTTCCCCAAGCGGGCGATGACATTTCGGATGATGGCCAGTTCCTGGGTCGGACTGATCTCGCCGCTGGGGTCGAGCAGGTCCGCCGGCGACAGAGCTGTCCCGGACAGACAGGCCGCGGCGTCGAGTCCGTACTGTGCCGCCGCTTCGACGACATGCCGGCCGGTCGCCGAGGGTCGGGCGATATCCAGTCCGGAAATGGCGGCCACGTGTCCGAAAGTATCAAGTGGATGTCCGGAACGGGCATTCTTTTGCGTACTGGCCGGCTCTAGCGTCCGTGTTATGCCTGCTGATCTGCTCAAGCCGCCGCCGCGGGCGGTGGCGTCTGTGGCCCGCGCATCCGTGTCGGACCTGTGGCGCCCGGTAGCCACCGGCGCCTACCGGGACATCCGCCGTCCACGACCGCGAATGACTCAATCAGCTTTACCCCGTACCACTTTCGACCCCACCCTGCCCGGCAATATCGCCAACCCCTATCCCGCTCTCGAACGAATCCGCGAGCATCCGGTTGTCATCAACGAGCGCCTCGGTGTCTGGATGCTCGGGCGCTACGACGACGTCCACGCCGCCGCCCGCAACAGTGGGGTGCTCTCGTCGCGCGACGGCATCATGTTGCGCAGCTTCACCGCGAGCGCGGTGCTGCTGGCCGACCCACCGGAGCACACCCGGTTACGCCACATCGCCGCACCCGTCTTCACCAAACGTGCCGTGAACACGCTGACATCGGACATCGAACGACTGGCCGGCGAGTCGATCTCGGCGCTGCGTGACGGCAAGACCGTCGACCTCGTGTCGGCTCTCACGGTTCCGATGCCGATCAACGTGATCGCCACGATCCTGGGTATTCCGCGCGATCAGTGGCCGGGATTCCGCGCGGTCTCCGAGCAGATCGTGCAGGCGTTCGCGCCCAGGACGCTGCCCGAAGTGGCCCGGATGGTTGCCGGCATGCTGCAGTCCTACGTGCAGCTGCGCAGTTTCATCAACGCCGAGATGGACAGGCGCGCAGCAGAACCCGCCGACGATCTGCTGACCCGGCTGCAGCTGGCGCGGGCCTCCGGCGAACTCACCGACAACGAGGCCTTCTTCTACGCGACCATCCTGTTGGTGGCCGGCAACGAGACGACGACCAACCTGCTGGGCATGCTGCTGATGCGAATGGCCCAGGACCCCAACCTATTCGACGAGTTGAAGGCCGACCGCGCCCTGGTGCCCGCTGCGGTCGAGGAGGCCGCACGCTGGGGCTCACCGGTGCAGTGGGTGACCCGGGTCGCCACGCAGCCCTACGAGATCGGCGGGACGGTGATCCCCACCGGCGGCAAGGTGGTGCTGTTCTACGCCTCGGCCAATCGCGACCCGGCCAGGTTCACCGATCCCGACCGCTTGGACATTCACCGCGACACCACCGGGCATCTGGCGTTCGGGCATGGCCTGCACTTCTGCCTCGGGGCGCACCTGGCCCGCCTCGAGACCGTCACCGCTGTCAATCATCTGCTCGACGAGATCGACGGCCTGGAGCTGGCCGGGCCGGTGCGGTGGGGGACCTCGCCGTCGCTGCAGGGTCCGGCGTCGCTGCCGGTGCGCATCCGCCAAGCGTGAGCTAGGAGCCGACTACCCAAATCGCTTGGGCGGCAGGGCTTCCCAATTCCACGGTGCTCAGCGCGCCATCGGAGTCCTGCACCGACACCGAGATCATGCCGGCGAAGTCGCGCCGGGCCAGGACCTCGAGTCGCGAGTCCAGACTGATCCCCACCGCGTCGAAGTACCGCAGCATCTCGGGGTCGGCGTCCGAAATCCGGGCTACGGTCGCGACGTCGCCGTCGGAGCAGGCCGACAACTGCCGCGCCGGCGGGGTGGGCACCTGGCCGTCGGTCGCCGGGATCGGGTCACCGTGCGGGTCGCGGGTCGGATATCCCAGCTTGGCGTCGATGCGGTCGAGCATCATGTCGCTGACCGCGTGCTCGAGGATCTCGGCCTCGTCGTGCACCTCGTCCCAGCCGTAGCCCAGCTCGCGCATCAGGAACGTCTCGAGCAGTCGGTGCCTACGCACCACCGCCAGGGCGGCCTGGCGGCCGCGGTCGGTCAGGGTGACCGCACCGTACTTCTCGTGGTGCACCAGGCCCTGGTCGGCGAGCTTGCGGATGGATTCCGAGGCTGTGCTGGCCGACACACCGAGACGCTCGGCGAGCAGTTTGGTGCTGACCTTCTCGTGCGACCACTCCTGGGCGGTCCAGATGACCTTGAGGTAGTCCTG
Encoded here:
- a CDS encoding AraC family transcriptional regulator, whose translation is MAAISGLDIARPSATGRHVVEAAAQYGLDAAACLSGTALSPADLLDPSGEISPTQELAIIRNVIARLGNRPGLGLEVGARYSLADTGILGYALMASPTFGDAIDVAWRYSALSASYLGLAAPEFVGTEAVVAIDDTQIPFDVRQFLIERDFGMVVRVIPMLIGTNHPPMSFRIELATLSLPIDGVEIDNVTITVVKGPRNALVFPAELIDQPMPAADPQTAAICIRECEQLLDRRRTRRGIAATVRTRIIANSAQIPSMADVATELCITERTLHRKLTAEGTSFRALLDEVRVTLAAELLDSGFTVEETARRLGYSETSAFTRAHIRWTGEPPSRRKT
- a CDS encoding cytochrome P450; its protein translation is MPADLLKPPPRAVASVARASVSDLWRPVATGAYRDIRRPRPRMTQSALPRTTFDPTLPGNIANPYPALERIREHPVVINERLGVWMLGRYDDVHAAARNSGVLSSRDGIMLRSFTASAVLLADPPEHTRLRHIAAPVFTKRAVNTLTSDIERLAGESISALRDGKTVDLVSALTVPMPINVIATILGIPRDQWPGFRAVSEQIVQAFAPRTLPEVARMVAGMLQSYVQLRSFINAEMDRRAAEPADDLLTRLQLARASGELTDNEAFFYATILLVAGNETTTNLLGMLLMRMAQDPNLFDELKADRALVPAAVEEAARWGSPVQWVTRVATQPYEIGGTVIPTGGKVVLFYASANRDPARFTDPDRLDIHRDTTGHLAFGHGLHFCLGAHLARLETVTAVNHLLDEIDGLELAGPVRWGTSPSLQGPASLPVRIRQA
- the mntR gene encoding manganese-binding transcriptional regulator MntR — its product is MSPDENPNSGVRDLTMVAQDYLKVIWTAQEWSHEKVSTKLLAERLGVSASTASESIRKLADQGLVHHEKYGAVTLTDRGRQAALAVVRRHRLLETFLMRELGYGWDEVHDEAEILEHAVSDMMLDRIDAKLGYPTRDPHGDPIPATDGQVPTPPARQLSACSDGDVATVARISDADPEMLRYFDAVGISLDSRLEVLARRDFAGMISVSVQDSDGALSTVELGSPAAQAIWVVGS